TCATCCAGTTTCGCGCGGACGGTATCGCGCTCGTCGAGCAGTTTGCCGATGCGACCGCGCAGAGTTTCCAGCTCGCATCGCAATATTTCAAGCTGCTGGGTCTGCGGGTCGAAGCGTTCGCTGCACGGCGTACCATAAGGCGTGAAGCCCTTCTGATATTCCTTGGCATCCACCAGCATCGGCCGCGCCGGGATGCCGACCACCACCTGGCCTTCGGCCACGTCCTTGGTCACCACCGCATTGGCGCCGACCCGCGCCCGCTTGCCCACCGTGATCGGCCCAAGGACCACCGCGCCCACGCTGATGATCGCGCCATCGCCTATCGTCGGGTGGCGCTTTCCGCCTTCGCCATTGGTGGGGTTCGTCCCGCCCAGGGTGCAGCCCTGATACATGGTGACATCATCGCCGATGATCGAGGTCTCGCCGATCACGACGAAGCCATGGTCGATGAAGAAGCGGCGGCCGATCTGTACGCCCGGATGGATGTCGATCGCGGTCAGCATGCGCGAGACATGGTTGACGAACCGGGCGAGGAAATAAAGCTCCGCCTGGAACAGCCAGTGCGCGATCCGGTGAAGCCCCAGCGCGAGCACGCCCGGATAGAGCAGAATCTCCCACCGCGAACGCGGCGCGGGATCGCGCGCCTTGATGGAATCGAGGTAGGAAATCAGACCATCGAACATCGGCTATACCTTCAGGGCCCACTCCATCGGGAACCGCCAATATAGGCCGCCCCTTCCGCCCTGCAAAGATGTTCCTGAGCGGTACGTCATAAGCAGGGCTTGTGAGGGCCCCGGGGGACCCTCCCCTGCCCTTGCGGACAGGGAAGGTCCAACGGCATCAATCGTCGGCGGCGATGCGCGCCTTGACGATCTTGCCGGGGCTGCGCGGCGGCTCGCCCTTGGGCAGCGCATCGACATGCTCCATGCCCGATTCGACCACGCCCCAGACGGTGTACTGGCGATCGAGGAACCGTGCGTCGTCGAAGCAGATGAAGAACTGGCTGTTCGCGCTGTCCGGATTCTGGCTGCGCGCCATCGAGCAGACGCCACGGACATGCGGCTCGGCATTGAACTCCGCCTTCAGGTTGGGCTTCTTCGAGCCGCCCATGCCGGTGCCGGTGGGATCGCCGCCCTGCGCCATGAAGCCCGGTATCACGCGGTGGAAGACTACACCGTCGTAAAAGCCTTCGCGAACCAGTTCCTTGATATGGCCCACATGGCCTGGGGCCAGATCCGGGCGAAGGTTGATGACGACATCGCCGCCCTCCAGGGTCATGATCAGCGTGTTCTCGGAATCGGCGGCCATCGGGCTCTCCTTTGCGTGAAAAAATCCGCCCCGTCCCTATCGCCAGACGTCCTCCGATGCGAGCGATGATTGCCCGGCCCGCGGCGGGGTGACATGGTGCGCGCGATGACCGAACCCACCAAAGACCAAGCCATCGTCCGCCTGGACCCGGTTCCCAAGGCCCTGGCCACCGCGCTGATCATGGCCGCGACCGTACTGGTCGTGCTCGACCAGACGATTGCCAATGTCGCGCTGCCGCACATGCAGGCGGCGCTCGGCGCCACGCCGGATTCGATATCCTGGGTGCTCACCTCCTATATCCTGGCGACGGCGATCGCGACGCCGCTCACGGGCTGGCTGGCCGGCCGGATCGGGCGCAACCGGCTGTTCGGCATCGCCATCGCCGGCTTCACCATGAGTTCGGCGATATGCGGCCTATCGGTATCGCTGCCGATGATGGTCGCGGCACGGCTGACACAGGGCTT
The sequence above is drawn from the Rhizorhabdus dicambivorans genome and encodes:
- the epsC gene encoding serine O-acetyltransferase EpsC, which translates into the protein MFDGLISYLDSIKARDPAPRSRWEILLYPGVLALGLHRIAHWLFQAELYFLARFVNHVSRMLTAIDIHPGVQIGRRFFIDHGFVVIGETSIIGDDVTMYQGCTLGGTNPTNGEGGKRHPTIGDGAIISVGAVVLGPITVGKRARVGANAVVTKDVAEGQVVVGIPARPMLVDAKEYQKGFTPYGTPCSERFDPQTQQLEILRCELETLRGRIGKLLDERDTVRAKLDEDRERA
- a CDS encoding peptidylprolyl isomerase gives rise to the protein MAADSENTLIMTLEGGDVVINLRPDLAPGHVGHIKELVREGFYDGVVFHRVIPGFMAQGGDPTGTGMGGSKKPNLKAEFNAEPHVRGVCSMARSQNPDSANSQFFICFDDARFLDRQYTVWGVVESGMEHVDALPKGEPPRSPGKIVKARIAADD